In the Victivallis sp. Marseille-Q1083 genome, one interval contains:
- a CDS encoding A24 family peptidase encodes MPWDNGLYEVWLGFALVFGCCIGSFLNVCIWRIPLGESVVFAPSHCPKCGHHIRWYENIPLISYLGLRGKCSQCRQPITIRYFLVELLTGLLFVGAFAVSAELPLPLPALALSAGLIMMALPAAFIDVEHRLIPNKLTCPMMVFAVLVAWLEPAWWQEDSRWAAAVWSIGSGLAAWAVMAALAWLGRRIFKAEALGGGDVKFIAAVAAATGWQGALVTLTVGSFLGTLYGIGLMIRQWKSRKDWKRLTVPFAPFLAVGVYVWMTLGRYCYELLLVR; translated from the coding sequence ATGCCCTGGGATAACGGTTTGTATGAGGTCTGGCTGGGATTCGCCCTGGTGTTCGGCTGCTGCATCGGCAGTTTTCTGAATGTTTGCATCTGGCGGATTCCGCTGGGGGAATCGGTGGTGTTCGCGCCGTCGCATTGCCCGAAGTGCGGTCACCACATCAGATGGTATGAAAACATTCCTTTGATCAGTTATCTGGGGCTGCGCGGCAAATGCAGCCAATGCCGCCAGCCGATCACCATCCGCTATTTCCTGGTGGAATTGTTGACCGGGCTGTTGTTTGTCGGCGCTTTTGCGGTCTCGGCGGAGCTGCCGCTGCCGCTGCCGGCGCTGGCGTTGAGCGCCGGTTTGATCATGATGGCGTTGCCGGCGGCGTTCATCGATGTCGAGCACCGCTTGATCCCCAACAAACTGACCTGTCCGATGATGGTGTTCGCCGTGCTGGTCGCCTGGCTGGAACCGGCCTGGTGGCAAGAGGATTCGCGCTGGGCAGCGGCCGTATGGTCGATCGGTTCGGGGCTGGCGGCCTGGGCGGTCATGGCGGCGCTGGCCTGGCTCGGCCGCCGGATTTTCAAAGCGGAAGCGCTGGGTGGCGGCGATGTCAAATTTATCGCCGCGGTGGCGGCGGCGACCGGCTGGCAGGGGGCGCTGGTGACGCTGACGGTCGGTTCTTTTCTGGGGACGCTGTACGGCATCGGCCTGATGATCCGGCAGTGGAAAAGCCGGAAAGATTGGAAACGTTTGACGGTGCCGTTCGCGCCGTTTCTGGCGGTGGGCGTCTACGTCTGGATGACGCTGGGACGGTACTGTTACGAATTGCTGCTGGTCAGGTAA
- a CDS encoding family 78 glycoside hydrolase catalytic domain: MAERLKSDLRAENLRCEYLAAPVGVDAARPRLSWCLSAPPEHDANRRQTAWQVTAGESAAAPDSLFDSGKVAGSQTNAVLYDGKPLRSHQRVFWRVRVWDENDAVSGWSETQCWSCGYLNGETIGGEWIGRPMPESSRQENRSYPAATYLRKEFVLARQPVRGVVYFSALGIFEGHLNGRRLGDEYFLPGWTDYRQRAYVQAYDVSEQLTAGCNVLGGIVADGWFRGNISNLGPGFYGWQTRLRAELVVFYPDGGTERIASDASWFVSTGPELEADMQHGETCDARLAMPGWDAPGFDARNWASAVTGSEVAPQLSAYAGAPVRVLAELPAVAVTEPKPGVKVFDFGQNFAGWARLKVSAAPGTQIELKFGEMLNADGTVYRENLRSARSCDIYICRGGGVEEWAPKFVYHGFRYVEVTGWPADGELTGIVAGSDLPPAGGFECSNGLINRIFLNTLWGQKSNYFELPTDCPQRDERMGWTGDTQIFVRTGSYNQETARLFNKYIVDLVDAQQPDGAFPNMAPAPYADWWSPGWGEAGVIVPWTMYEFYADRQFLRISYEAMKKHIRFCLDQSEDGIMPDEGFGDWLAIGEETPKSLIGTAYLARAADLTARSAAALDKPEEARQFRTLFERLRAAFQRRFVASDGTVGSDSQTSYLLAICFHLLTPEQRQAAGEHLLAALARNGNRLATGFLGVNVLLPGLTAIGATALAYRLLQSREFPSWGYSIDQGATTIWERWNSYTLENGFGPVEMNSFNHYAYGACVEWIYRVVLGIEPLEPGFGRVRLRPQPGPGVEWAAGHYRSLQGLIGVSWRNREGAFELNLTIPVNTTALVVLPGRAAEAEWNGRTVKIAGEPAGIEVGSGVHHFSRKW; this comes from the coding sequence ATGGCGGAGCGGCTGAAATCCGATTTGCGGGCGGAAAATTTGCGTTGTGAATATTTGGCTGCGCCGGTGGGCGTCGATGCCGCCCGGCCGCGGTTGAGCTGGTGTTTGAGCGCGCCGCCGGAACACGATGCCAACCGGCGCCAGACCGCCTGGCAGGTGACGGCGGGGGAGTCGGCGGCGGCGCCCGACTCGCTGTTCGATTCCGGCAAAGTAGCCGGCTCGCAGACCAATGCGGTGCTTTATGACGGCAAACCATTGCGTTCGCATCAGCGGGTTTTCTGGCGGGTGCGGGTTTGGGATGAAAATGATGCCGTGTCCGGGTGGAGCGAAACGCAGTGCTGGAGTTGCGGCTATTTGAACGGTGAAACGATCGGCGGGGAGTGGATCGGCCGGCCAATGCCGGAATCGTCCCGGCAGGAGAACCGGAGTTATCCGGCGGCGACCTACTTGCGCAAGGAATTCGTTCTGGCCCGTCAGCCGGTCCGCGGCGTCGTTTATTTTTCGGCATTGGGTATTTTCGAGGGCCATTTGAACGGCCGGCGGCTGGGCGACGAATATTTCCTGCCGGGCTGGACCGATTACCGGCAGCGGGCGTATGTGCAGGCCTACGATGTCAGTGAACAGTTGACGGCGGGGTGCAATGTGCTGGGCGGCATCGTCGCCGATGGCTGGTTCCGCGGCAATATCAGCAATCTCGGACCGGGGTTTTACGGCTGGCAGACCCGGCTGCGGGCGGAATTGGTGGTGTTTTATCCGGACGGCGGGACGGAGCGGATTGCAAGCGATGCTTCCTGGTTCGTGAGCACCGGGCCGGAGCTGGAAGCGGATATGCAGCACGGGGAGACCTGCGACGCCCGGCTGGCGATGCCGGGCTGGGATGCGCCGGGATTCGATGCCCGGAATTGGGCGTCGGCGGTGACCGGCAGCGAGGTGGCGCCGCAATTGTCCGCCTATGCCGGCGCTCCGGTCAGAGTGCTGGCGGAATTGCCCGCCGTCGCGGTGACCGAGCCGAAACCTGGCGTGAAAGTGTTCGATTTCGGCCAGAATTTCGCCGGCTGGGCGCGTTTGAAGGTGTCTGCTGCGCCCGGCACGCAAATCGAGTTGAAATTCGGTGAAATGCTCAATGCCGACGGCACGGTTTACCGCGAGAATCTGCGCAGTGCCCGCAGTTGTGACATCTATATCTGCCGGGGCGGCGGTGTCGAGGAATGGGCGCCGAAATTCGTCTATCACGGCTTTCGTTACGTCGAAGTGACCGGCTGGCCGGCCGATGGCGAGCTGACCGGCATTGTCGCCGGTTCCGATTTACCGCCCGCCGGCGGTTTCGAATGTTCCAACGGCCTGATTAACCGGATTTTTCTCAACACGTTATGGGGGCAGAAATCCAATTATTTCGAACTTCCGACCGATTGTCCGCAGCGCGACGAACGGATGGGCTGGACCGGCGACACCCAGATTTTCGTCCGGACCGGCAGCTACAACCAGGAGACGGCGCGGTTGTTCAACAAATACATCGTCGACCTGGTCGATGCTCAGCAGCCGGACGGCGCTTTTCCCAATATGGCGCCGGCGCCATACGCGGACTGGTGGTCGCCGGGGTGGGGGGAGGCCGGCGTGATCGTGCCGTGGACGATGTATGAGTTTTATGCGGACCGGCAATTTCTGCGAATCAGTTATGAGGCGATGAAGAAGCATATCCGTTTCTGCCTGGACCAAAGCGAGGACGGGATTATGCCGGACGAAGGGTTTGGCGACTGGCTGGCGATTGGAGAGGAAACACCGAAATCGCTGATCGGTACCGCCTATCTGGCCCGGGCCGCCGATTTGACGGCGCGAAGTGCGGCGGCGCTGGACAAACCGGAGGAGGCGCGGCAGTTCCGGACGCTTTTCGAACGGCTTCGCGCGGCATTTCAACGCCGTTTTGTCGCCTCCGACGGCACCGTTGGCAGCGACTCCCAGACTTCTTATCTGCTGGCGATCTGTTTTCATCTGCTGACGCCGGAACAACGGCAGGCGGCCGGAGAACATCTGCTGGCCGCGCTGGCCCGTAACGGCAACCGGCTGGCGACCGGCTTCCTCGGCGTCAATGTGCTGTTGCCGGGGTTGACGGCGATCGGGGCGACGGCGCTGGCCTATCGACTGCTGCAGAGCCGGGAATTTCCATCCTGGGGGTATTCGATCGACCAGGGCGCGACGACGATCTGGGAGCGCTGGAACAGCTATACGCTTGAAAACGGTTTCGGTCCGGTGGAGATGAATTCCTTCAACCATTATGCCTACGGCGCCTGCGTCGAATGGATTTACCGGGTCGTACTGGGCATCGAGCCGCTGGAACCGGGCTTCGGCCGGGTCCGCCTCCGGCCGCAACCGGGACCGGGAGTCGAGTGGGCGGCCGGACACTACCGTTCGCTGCAGGGTCTCATCGGAGTTTCCTGGCGTAACCGGGAAGGGGCGTTTGAACTCAATTTGACCATACCGGTCAACACGACCGCGTTGGTGGTGTTGCCCGGCCGGGCCGCCGAGGCGGAATGGAACGGCAGAACTGTGAAAATTGCCGGTGAACCGGCCGGTATTGAAGTCGGCTCCGGCGTCCATCATTTCAGCCGGAAGTGGTAG
- a CDS encoding L-fucose isomerase: MSSPNVTLRNRLNGALPKVGIRPIIDGRRKGVRESLEQQTMNMALKAAELITGTLRHSCGLPVECVIADSCIGGAAEAAQCAAKFADQQVGLTLSVTPCWCYGSETMDMGDWPKAVWGFNGTERPGAVYLAAVLAAHSQKGKPAFGIYGHDVQAADDPSIPADVAEKILRFVRAGLAVATMSGKSYLSIGSVAMGIAGSIVDCNFFENYLNMRCVSVDSSEIIRRVNEHIYDADEYARALEWVKANCPEGTDYNQPSARKSAEQKAEIWRYCVKMMMIARDLMIGNPKLAELGFGEEAMGHNALAGGFQGQRQWTDFMPNGDFMESMLNSSFDWNGIREAFVLATENDALNGVAMLFGHLLTGTAQGFSDVRTYWSPDAVEKATGYRPEGMAANGFIHLINSGATTLDATGRQERDGRPVMKPFWEIGQSEVDACLEATQWCPANTGYFRGGGFSSHFTTRTGMPITMSRINLIKGLGPVLQIAEGCTVELPPEVHEKLNLRTDPSWPTTWFVPRLTGQGAFRGVYEVMANWGANHGAFSYGHIGADLITLASMLRIPVCMHNVPPETIFRPSTWAAFGMDPEGADFRACQTLGPCYK, from the coding sequence ATGAGCAGCCCAAATGTCACATTGCGCAATCGTCTCAACGGTGCGTTGCCGAAAGTCGGGATTCGTCCCATCATCGACGGCCGTCGCAAAGGGGTGCGCGAATCGCTGGAACAGCAAACCATGAACATGGCGCTCAAAGCCGCCGAACTGATCACCGGAACCCTGCGGCATTCCTGCGGCCTGCCGGTCGAATGCGTCATCGCCGACAGCTGCATCGGCGGCGCGGCGGAAGCGGCGCAATGCGCGGCGAAATTCGCCGACCAGCAGGTCGGTCTGACGCTGTCGGTGACGCCGTGCTGGTGTTACGGTTCGGAAACGATGGATATGGGCGACTGGCCGAAAGCGGTCTGGGGCTTCAACGGCACCGAACGGCCGGGCGCGGTATATCTGGCGGCGGTGCTGGCAGCCCACAGCCAGAAAGGCAAACCAGCGTTCGGCATCTACGGTCATGATGTCCAGGCGGCCGACGATCCGAGCATTCCGGCCGATGTCGCCGAAAAAATCCTGCGCTTCGTCCGGGCCGGTTTGGCGGTGGCGACGATGAGCGGCAAAAGCTACTTGTCGATCGGCAGCGTGGCGATGGGCATCGCCGGTTCGATCGTCGACTGCAATTTCTTCGAAAATTATTTGAACATGCGCTGCGTGTCGGTCGATTCCAGCGAGATCATCCGGCGGGTCAACGAGCATATCTACGACGCCGACGAATACGCCCGGGCGCTCGAATGGGTTAAGGCGAACTGTCCGGAAGGGACCGATTACAATCAGCCGTCCGCCCGCAAGAGCGCGGAACAGAAAGCGGAAATCTGGCGCTATTGCGTCAAGATGATGATGATCGCCCGCGACCTGATGATCGGCAATCCCAAACTGGCGGAACTCGGTTTCGGCGAAGAGGCGATGGGGCACAACGCGCTCGCCGGCGGTTTCCAGGGCCAGCGGCAGTGGACCGACTTCATGCCGAACGGCGACTTCATGGAAAGCATGCTCAATTCCTCGTTCGACTGGAACGGCATCCGCGAAGCGTTCGTGCTGGCAACGGAAAATGACGCGCTGAACGGCGTCGCCATGCTGTTCGGCCATCTGTTGACCGGAACCGCCCAGGGATTTTCCGACGTCCGGACCTATTGGAGCCCCGACGCGGTGGAAAAAGCGACCGGTTACCGGCCGGAAGGCATGGCGGCCAACGGCTTCATCCACCTGATCAACTCCGGCGCGACAACCCTGGATGCGACCGGACGGCAGGAGCGCGACGGCCGGCCGGTGATGAAACCATTCTGGGAAATCGGCCAGTCGGAAGTCGACGCCTGCCTTGAGGCCACCCAATGGTGCCCCGCCAATACCGGTTACTTCCGCGGCGGCGGTTTCTCGTCGCATTTCACGACGCGCACCGGTATGCCGATCACGATGAGCCGGATCAATTTGATCAAGGGACTCGGACCGGTATTGCAGATCGCCGAAGGCTGCACGGTGGAATTGCCGCCGGAAGTCCACGAAAAGCTCAACCTCCGGACCGATCCGAGCTGGCCGACCACCTGGTTCGTGCCGCGCCTGACCGGCCAGGGCGCTTTCCGCGGCGTTTACGAAGTGATGGCCAACTGGGGGGCCAACCACGGCGCGTTCAGCTACGGTCATATCGGCGCCGACCTGATCACGCTGGCGTCGATGCTCCGGATTCCGGTCTGCATGCACAACGTGCCGCCGGAAACGATCTTCCGGCCGAGCACCTGGGCGGCTTTCGGCATGGACCCGGAAGGAGCCGATTTCCGGGCCTGCCAGACCCTCGGGCCATGCTACAAATAA
- a CDS encoding glycoside hydrolase domain-containing protein, producing MMNLFHCLLGGILLGGGLLAAADSEVFPANMMCKYTRDADVQGTPAPVELTALGNESEAFQLIFKATADPLQVTKVAMSALDGPDGRQITPEAIQLRKAHYICCREFIKTPTWYPDALPAYGGESFTVAPGMLQSIYVDIQVPKDTPEGIYRGEITADVNGKTHATPVSVDVRPLNLPDTPTAGSAFPIWGGEQLAAPYGLTPDSPALQKLYERIYDFMLRYRLPPDDLPVPLDSPAAEKYLNNPVVNSFRIPYDPANPQRFVELCDWLRQKNLLDKGYVYTLDEPPRERYRECADYADALHKLAPDVRFLLTINNGTAEELEGKVDIWCPIVAGYNPNYYQQRQARGEQVWWYTCVFPPPPYPGYFINDDGISPRMMSIFQAKYGIEGTLYWAINIWKKWDPVQEKYIERDLWNDPAAFPGANGDGYLIYPGETVDDDPVPTIRLEMIKQGQEDFDLLTMYKEACRRVLRNLKLDPGLAERRIFEVTNRSASDLASFNREIETLETMRLDVINELTAMAQGGPDAFLIASQAEGLVPKGTLLQYQVVAEPDCDVVVQATDPATGAELELTGDAAAFQLPVEQPVRLTVTVRKEGKELKLSRQYWPDSGRQRHETVFSFAEEYYRPWQDSAVTMFDLPGSVIKGFRFDTTTEFPNVRLKLTGDTAEYRWIQLTVSNPMTEATSAMLKLHGPRGAVDGLQLQLEGQGRAVLAFPFNPTGTAPGEGFNELEIWMFRGRTANEIVIEQVKLFREKPEGDNLF from the coding sequence ATGATGAACTTATTCCATTGTCTGTTGGGCGGCATCCTGTTGGGCGGCGGCCTGCTCGCCGCCGCCGACAGCGAAGTGTTCCCCGCCAATATGATGTGCAAATACACCCGTGACGCCGATGTGCAGGGAACGCCCGCGCCGGTGGAACTGACGGCGCTCGGCAACGAATCGGAGGCCTTTCAACTGATTTTCAAGGCGACGGCGGATCCCTTGCAGGTGACGAAGGTGGCGATGAGCGCACTGGACGGCCCGGACGGCCGCCAGATCACGCCCGAGGCGATCCAACTGCGCAAAGCCCATTACATCTGCTGCCGGGAATTCATCAAAACGCCGACCTGGTATCCGGATGCCCTGCCTGCTTATGGCGGCGAATCTTTTACGGTGGCGCCGGGTATGCTGCAGAGCATTTATGTCGATATCCAGGTGCCGAAAGATACTCCGGAGGGAATTTACCGAGGGGAAATTACCGCCGACGTGAACGGCAAAACTCATGCGACGCCGGTTTCCGTCGATGTCCGTCCACTGAATCTGCCCGATACGCCGACGGCAGGGAGCGCCTTTCCGATCTGGGGCGGCGAACAGCTTGCCGCGCCGTACGGGCTCACTCCAGATTCGCCGGCGTTGCAAAAACTCTATGAACGCATTTACGATTTCATGCTCCGCTACCGTTTGCCGCCGGATGATTTGCCGGTACCGCTGGATTCGCCGGCAGCTGAGAAATATTTGAACAATCCGGTTGTCAACAGCTTCCGTATTCCGTACGACCCGGCCAATCCGCAGCGTTTCGTCGAATTGTGCGATTGGCTGCGGCAGAAAAATCTGCTGGACAAAGGTTATGTCTACACGTTGGATGAACCGCCCCGGGAACGCTATCGGGAATGTGCCGATTACGCCGACGCGCTGCACAAACTGGCGCCGGATGTCCGTTTCCTGCTGACGATCAACAATGGCACCGCCGAGGAACTGGAAGGAAAGGTCGATATCTGGTGTCCGATAGTCGCCGGTTACAATCCGAATTATTACCAGCAGCGGCAGGCGCGCGGCGAGCAGGTGTGGTGGTATACCTGTGTGTTTCCGCCGCCGCCCTATCCGGGATATTTCATCAACGATGACGGCATCAGCCCGCGGATGATGTCGATTTTTCAAGCCAAGTACGGCATCGAAGGTACTTTGTATTGGGCGATCAATATCTGGAAAAAATGGGACCCGGTCCAGGAAAAATATATCGAACGGGACCTCTGGAACGATCCGGCGGCGTTTCCCGGCGCCAACGGCGACGGCTACCTGATCTATCCGGGCGAGACGGTCGATGACGACCCGGTGCCGACGATCCGGCTGGAAATGATCAAGCAGGGCCAGGAAGATTTCGATCTGCTGACGATGTACAAAGAGGCTTGCCGGCGGGTGCTGAGAAATTTGAAGCTCGATCCGGGTTTGGCCGAACGGCGCATATTCGAGGTGACCAATCGCTCCGCGTCCGATCTGGCCTCATTCAACCGGGAGATCGAAACGCTGGAGACGATGCGGCTCGATGTCATCAATGAACTGACTGCGATGGCACAGGGCGGGCCGGATGCTTTCCTGATCGCCTCCCAGGCGGAAGGGCTGGTGCCGAAAGGCACGCTGCTGCAGTACCAGGTGGTCGCCGAACCGGATTGCGACGTGGTTGTGCAGGCGACTGACCCGGCTACCGGCGCCGAACTGGAACTGACCGGAGATGCGGCGGCGTTCCAGTTGCCGGTCGAGCAGCCGGTTCGGCTGACGGTCACGGTACGGAAGGAAGGAAAGGAATTGAAATTGTCGCGGCAGTACTGGCCGGACAGCGGCCGGCAGCGGCATGAGACCGTTTTCAGTTTTGCGGAGGAATATTACCGGCCGTGGCAGGACTCAGCAGTGACGATGTTCGATTTGCCGGGTAGCGTGATCAAAGGGTTCCGGTTCGATACGACCACCGAATTTCCGAATGTCCGGCTGAAATTGACCGGCGACACCGCCGAATACCGCTGGATCCAGCTCACGGTGTCCAATCCGATGACCGAGGCTACTTCGGCCATGCTGAAGCTTCACGGTCCCCGGGGTGCCGTCGACGGTCTGCAGCTGCAACTGGAAGGACAAGGCCGCGCCGTGTTGGCGTTTCCATTCAATCCGACCGGCACCGCGCCGGGAGAAGGATTCAACGAACTGGAAATCTGGATGTTTCGCGGCCGCACGGCCAATGAAATTGTCATTGAACAGGTGAAATTGTTCCGTGAAAAGCCGGAAGGAGACAATCTGTTCTGA
- a CDS encoding LacI family DNA-binding transcriptional regulator: MQVENVKQKRVTLKTIAENAGLSVTAVSQILNNKTVDFCSEANKSRVRKLARELGYRPNVGVKIMRGEPLKSVATVLSMNQMELDDHIQRIILTLFKRYEELDYSCYFCSGEHNAGQNMRRIQKLLDYGVERFIFIGHPFGMEKLDREIRRYGRMTVYYETLPLPAGYAGVYSDTAGAVCEMIELWRREGYKNIAFFQLAVDPDEQRFLGLCRAFPEYGRTTLQKKMLHLLPFDIRHSGNFFTESRLCGQQAAERLLAECPDVDAIFLYSDAFAVGAAPVLLEHYRRTGRRIALAGFNYTHAAQSCIYPILSAEHPLEQIVAALMQESASAVFPQIVKPEIRKPDQYQSTSSTKKEVKKMSRKFTLIELLVVIAIIAILASMLLPALGKAKAAAQAIKCVSNQKQVGLAQIMYAGDNNDSLTVHSINYKDSPWGGIGWMGLLMVGNYLGSADIFFCPGSSAQGVDKSELGDPYAGWNNYVDYGYNYYFLGATFDMSLPYSRISNEPAKLSGLGQPSNTIMHGDTVYNFENTEKGNYMLTADAAGVGVLWFRHNNAVNLVWADGHAAAYRLGPASRATTERACLDGNLGNLWWGDYAGSKWSRHNHN; encoded by the coding sequence ATGCAAGTAGAGAATGTCAAACAGAAACGGGTAACCCTGAAGACGATTGCCGAAAATGCCGGGCTTTCGGTGACGGCGGTCTCGCAGATTCTGAACAACAAGACCGTCGATTTTTGCTCGGAAGCGAATAAATCGCGGGTACGCAAACTGGCCCGGGAACTGGGCTACCGCCCGAATGTCGGGGTTAAAATCATGCGCGGCGAACCGTTGAAATCGGTCGCCACGGTGTTGAGCATGAATCAGATGGAATTGGATGACCACATTCAGCGGATCATTCTGACCTTGTTCAAGCGATACGAGGAGCTCGATTATTCCTGTTATTTCTGCAGCGGGGAACACAATGCCGGACAGAATATGCGCCGGATTCAGAAACTGCTCGATTACGGGGTGGAGCGTTTCATTTTCATCGGCCATCCTTTCGGAATGGAAAAACTTGACCGGGAGATCAGGCGCTACGGCCGGATGACCGTCTATTATGAAACGCTGCCGTTGCCGGCCGGCTACGCGGGCGTTTATTCGGATACTGCGGGGGCCGTTTGCGAGATGATCGAACTGTGGCGCCGGGAGGGATATAAAAACATTGCTTTCTTTCAGTTGGCGGTCGATCCGGATGAGCAGCGTTTCCTCGGTCTGTGCCGGGCGTTTCCGGAGTATGGCCGGACGACGCTTCAAAAGAAAATGCTGCACCTGCTGCCGTTCGATATCCGGCACAGTGGAAATTTTTTCACCGAAAGCCGGCTCTGCGGCCAACAGGCGGCCGAACGCCTTCTGGCGGAATGTCCGGATGTCGATGCCATTTTTCTCTATTCCGACGCATTTGCGGTCGGCGCGGCGCCGGTACTGCTGGAGCATTACCGGCGGACCGGTCGAAGGATTGCTTTGGCCGGGTTCAACTATACCCACGCGGCCCAAAGCTGCATCTATCCGATCCTGTCGGCGGAACATCCTCTGGAACAGATCGTCGCGGCTCTGATGCAGGAATCCGCTTCCGCCGTCTTTCCTCAAATTGTGAAACCGGAAATCAGGAAACCAGATCAATATCAATCAACATCCTCAACCAAAAAGGAAGTAAAAAAAATGTCAAGAAAATTCACACTGATAGAATTGCTGGTCGTCATCGCGATCATTGCCATTCTCGCCAGCATGCTGTTGCCGGCTCTGGGCAAAGCCAAGGCAGCCGCCCAGGCGATCAAATGCGTCAGCAATCAGAAACAGGTCGGTCTGGCACAGATCATGTATGCCGGAGACAACAATGATTCGCTGACGGTCCATTCGATAAATTACAAAGATTCTCCGTGGGGGGGAATCGGCTGGATGGGGCTGCTGATGGTCGGCAACTACCTGGGGTCGGCCGACATCTTTTTCTGTCCGGGTTCCAGCGCCCAGGGAGTCGATAAATCGGAACTCGGCGATCCGTACGCAGGCTGGAACAACTATGTGGATTACGGTTACAATTATTATTTTCTGGGCGCCACCTTCGATATGAGCCTGCCCTATAGCAGAATCAGCAATGAGCCGGCCAAACTATCCGGGCTCGGACAGCCGTCGAATACGATCATGCACGGCGATACGGTTTATAATTTCGAGAATACCGAAAAAGGGAATTATATGCTGACTGCCGATGCAGCCGGCGTGGGCGTCCTGTGGTTCCGGCATAACAATGCGGTCAATCTGGTTTGGGCGGACGGTCATGCCGCAGCGTACCGGCTCGGACCGGCTTCCCGGGCGACGACCGAACGGGCCTGCCTGGACGGTAACCTCGGCAATCTCTGGTGGGGGGACTACGCCGGCAGCAAATGGAGCCGCCACAATCATAATTGA
- a CDS encoding LacI family DNA-binding transcriptional regulator, translated as MPVQESKPKRVTLKMIAERAGLSIAAVSQILNDKPVDFCSEANKQRVRSIAREMGYRPNVGVKIMRGEKLKSVAVVLSMVQMELEDHIQRIILTLFKKYEALDYSCYFCSGECNAAQNMGRIQKLLDYGVERFIFLSRPFGVEQLDAEIRRCGRTAVYYETVPLAGSGYWRVHSDTAATVCEMVRWLRRQGHEKLAFFQLAVDPDDQRFIGLCRAFPEYDAATVQQKMLHLLPFDIRHSGDFFTESRLCGQRAAEKILAEQPEIEAIFLYSDAFAVGAAPVLLRHYLTTGRAIALAGFNYTHAVQSSVYPILSAAHPLEQITRALMDDFTGGETVITVQPELRLPSPLPF; from the coding sequence ATGCCGGTACAGGAATCGAAGCCGAAACGGGTGACATTGAAGATGATTGCCGAACGCGCCGGACTTTCCATCGCGGCGGTTTCGCAGATCTTGAACGACAAGCCGGTCGATTTCTGTTCGGAAGCGAACAAGCAGCGGGTCAGGAGCATCGCCCGGGAGATGGGTTACCGGCCGAACGTCGGGGTCAAAATCATGCGCGGCGAGAAGCTGAAATCGGTCGCGGTGGTGCTCAGCATGGTCCAGATGGAGCTGGAAGACCATATTCAACGAATTATCCTGACCTTGTTCAAGAAGTACGAGGCGCTCGACTATTCCTGTTATTTCTGCAGTGGCGAATGCAATGCCGCACAGAATATGGGCCGGATTCAGAAGCTGCTCGATTACGGCGTCGAACGTTTTATCTTTCTCAGTCGACCGTTCGGGGTGGAGCAGTTGGATGCCGAAATCAGGCGTTGCGGCCGGACGGCCGTCTATTATGAAACGGTGCCGCTGGCCGGCTCCGGTTACTGGCGCGTCCACTCCGATACGGCGGCGACGGTTTGCGAAATGGTGCGGTGGCTGCGGCGGCAGGGACATGAGAAACTGGCTTTTTTCCAGTTGGCGGTCGACCCGGACGACCAGCGATTCATCGGTTTGTGCCGGGCCTTTCCGGAATACGACGCGGCGACGGTGCAGCAGAAAATGCTGCATCTGCTGCCGTTCGACATCCGGCACAGCGGGGATTTTTTTACGGAAAGCCGGCTCTGCGGCCAACGGGCGGCTGAAAAAATCCTGGCGGAGCAACCGGAGATCGAGGCGATTTTCCTCTATTCCGACGCCTTCGCGGTCGGAGCGGCGCCGGTGCTGCTGCGCCATTATCTGACGACCGGGCGGGCGATCGCGCTGGCCGGCTTCAATTATACCCATGCCGTTCAGAGCAGCGTTTATCCGATCCTCTCGGCCGCTCATCCGCTCGAACAGATTACCCGGGCTTTGATGGACGATTTCACCGGCGGTGAAACGGTTATCACCGTGCAGCCCGAGCTTCGGCTGCCGTCGCCGCTGCCGTTCTGA